The DNA window TCCCCTTCCAGGTACCTGCGGGAGACACCGTGTGTCATTGGGCTGTAGGAAACACCGGCATTGCCTTTAATGCAGAGCTTGAATGCACCCAGAGAATCTGCAAGTGTGTTTAAGGTTTATAGAGAACCACGTTATGTTAAATGTTGCAGCTTTAGTGCgtctggaagaaaaggaggttcaTGCAATCCTCCCCTGTCTGCAGAACGTGAGAACTGTTCTGTTAGCCAAGACCTCAACCTGCTGCCACTCATGCACATAGGAAATGTGACAGATGTAAGTGTGATGCAACACTGGGTCTTAAATAGATTACACTTCAAAACGCAagatacaggaaaataaaggtcATCAGACTGCAAACAGCTGCTTCACATAAATAAACCTGGCAAACTACTTAACATCACAAAGGCACATTACACCGGTCTCATTTGCAGATATTCTCTCAGGAGGTTTTTGACTATAGAGTTTGGCTGGTGAATCCTGCTACAGCATTTCCATAATCActttggtggggggggggaggggaaagaaagccaCAGCATGTAGAAAATCACTTGtttgcacacagagctgtggggagcagagccCCCCGCTGAGCCGTGACGCAGGGAGCTCAGAGGTCAGCTCCCAGCCTTGTGCAGGAAGCAAGGCAGGAAGCAGCCAACACCCTCACTGAGTTATAACAAATGCACAGCGCGAGTGGAAGTGATGGATGGCAGCTTTCTTATCAGCAGAAGGATGGCAAGTGgctcagtgccagcactgctgctcagctcaTTAAAGCTGTGCTCCTCCAAAAGCACTACATGAACCATGGTACCATGAAGATGAGCACGCAGCATCCCTAAGGTACTTGCCTTCCTGTGTGtccaggagggagggaggaaaacatCACCCCGGTGCTTCTGGCTGTTTTTGGGTTGAAGGCGACCACACGGAACGCAGGGTTTCCACAGGACTCGCTCTCTTTGGCATGGGGATGgcttaaaacaacaaacagaaggcCCTGatacacagaggaaaaaagacatcactaaaaataacagtaagagaggaaaaaactcCCAGGAATTTTCCAAAAATTAATTGCTACGTTCCCTATAATCAAAGCCCTGTGGACAGTGATGCATTGTTTTTACTGAATCAAATACAAGTGGTTTACTTTCCTTATCAAATGAGatataaagcaaagcagctgctgactGATAAGGGCTGATGTAATGCAGCAGAATGACAGCTCAGTGACCCCATGGACTTAATGCACTTACCTTTCTGCTTGGAAAAGCTAAACTTGCTGTAGGATCAGGGGACACTGAAAGTAAAATTTCTGGGCCTTAGCAGTATTACTGCTTCCCACATAGAAGCTCACCTGGCCTAAGCTTTGCAATGCACTTTGATGCATCGCTCTTATTTATCAGTACAATGCAGAAAGCCAATAATAAGACAGTGTGGCTTATTTGTTCTAGTTAacctgctttcttctgaagtatCTTCAGTGATTCTAAATAGAGATGGTATTTCAATTCACTCCTTCAAGTTCCCACCACAGTTAGTGCAGTCCATGCATAGACCGAGTACCATATTTCACATACGTACAGAGTCAGAATATGCTCGATGGCAGATTGAAGCTGGGTAGGAATAGCCAATGTGCATCTTCTTCAGGAGTTGGCCTGTTTTCAGATTCCTGCAGTTGGCAAAGAGACAAATTCTGACTGCATTTCCATCCTCAGTCTGGTTTTCTAATCATAACTGTACCACTACACAACAGTTTTGATTTCatagaaagcaaactgaaacaTGACAAGAGGCcacagaaaaagatgaatatgacacaaaagcaaatggaatTACAGCAGCACAGTTAATTCGCTACCTATCTGGCAGCATAGAACTTAAAGGGCCACACCAGGCCCTCtgataattattatttcacaGACAAACCCTGCAGCTGTCAGAGCCACTGCTTACACCCAGAACTGAGCCATTTAATTGCAAGGGAAGTACTGACCAAATTGCAACACTGTTTACTGCAGTGGTGCCAACCAAGGCGTCGCTCACTCCTTCCACTTCAGCAAAAGCCAGAACAGTTTCTTCAGGAGGCATCAAAGTCTGTCTGTCCTTGCACCTGAATAGCAGATGCAAACCAGTGAGCAAAGGCAGTCAGAACAGTAACTTGGTTCTGTACTCAGCCCACTTCCAAGAAGAGAAACCTTCTTCCCTACATTCCTTACTTTTGTACCAAGACCACCGCAAAACTAAAAGACTCACCTTCCCGTCTCTGAAACTGATACTATTTCCACTTGCTGCTCCTGcatggtggtgctgctgctgaccaGCCTCCCATCCTTCAGCCCAAGAACAGCTTTTATATTCCCACTTTTCACTAGTGATTGCTTGAATGAGTCATTCTCAGAAGAATAAAGCAAGAGCCTAAATTAGGAGAAAATTATGCATCACAACTGAAAGAAGCATCATTCAAACACACCTCAGCATATTGAAAATATACACTTAAACTGTCTGTCACCTCCAGGGTGAATAAGCAAATCTTTACAATTCATTTTTTAGAAattctttctatattttctatatataaaaGCGACTGAAATAGTGACACATTACTAAGAGTAAATTTCAGCTACTGCACAAGAGGAGAGTTAAGCAGCAGCTATCTGGGGAGCAAAATACtagcaagaaataaatacaataccTTATTTCTTCAATCTCCAGATTTCCCAATGCTATACACACCAGATTGCAGGTGTCTGGCAGAGGAATGATCTGTATTACAGGAATCTAGGAGAGCACAGCAAGAATTCCATGTTTCTTACAATGTCCCTCTTCCTTTGACTGCATTCCCTTTTTCTAGAGTGTTTCAAACAAAACTATATGGGGCAGACCTAATCCTCAGACCCCTCTGAAGAAACACACTTAGTCGAACAGctgatttttttgctgcttaTCTAAGTAAACAATCCCTACTGACATGAGGCAAAAGGTGTCTCCAGGGATCTAAAaggaagagcacagagcagccaccaTCCAGTACATAAAGTGTCAAGTTCCAGCAGATAACTTGGAACCATACAAAACACTGTCCTTCCTCATCACTGGTGTATGTCATTCTGTTACTTCATGCAGTGAAAAACACCACCTAAAGAACAAATCTTGCTCCCAAGACTTCAAGCTCCTTGTTTCTTTGGAATTAACGCAGTGAtacaagaaagctgttttgagTTCTAGAAATAAAGATTGTACCCATACCTCTCCAAGCTGCCAAGTATAGACCTTCTCCCAGCAGTCAAGTGCCTGAGGTTTCCACAGGGAAACTGAGCTCTCACAGGCAGTCaccacacacagctctctgcagccgGCTGCTTCCCACCACACGCTGCTCACATCCACAGCACAAGAACTTGAAGAATCCTATCTCAGACAAAACAGTGCTGGTTTTCTTCTGATGGCTGTGATAGCACAGAGGCTCAGATTGAGAAAAACACTTCTTGAGACTCAGCGCAATGACAATTTGAGGCTAAAATTTAATGTTCAAGATGTTAATGTTCAAGTAAAGTGCCAGTAAGgcaccacaaaaaacaaacctggtGGATTGTGCCCTCTGAAGAGCAAGCAGTCAGCTCCCTTCACAAAAATCACTTATCATTCAAACCAACAAAGCCCCACTGAgcccagagctggagcagagctggataTACCATGTGTTCAGACATTTGTTAGTCAGAAAGTAACACCAAAATTCAGTCAATATGACATATTTAGGAATCTAGCTTTTCAGCACGCTTTATCACATAAGACAGAACTGATTGAATTAGGCAAAGTGCTTTTTGttagttccttttttttttacccctccAACTCATCATCTTGCATTTGGTTGCATTCTTTGTTAAACTCTTATTAAAGAGCTGTTACTAACTCAGCAGACAATTGTCTGATGTTATCCTACCTTCAGCTTTGAAATGAACTGCAAGTTCTCTTCTCTCAAGCCATCAAGCAGCACTGGAGTCACCTGTTCTGCTTCAGTTTGCTTCtgcacaaacaagaaaagaaccAGAATAATTTAACTTCAAAATCAGACTCAGCACCTGCAAGAATTGGGCAGAATTTTGAATTCACTTTGTACACAGCAGAGATAACAGCTGCAATAGGAGCACCTCCTTTTGCTCTTGCATGCCTCTGAAAGACAAGAGAGCCCAGATAGTTTCCAGGGGAAAATGGGCACCCTATTCCTTCACACATTTACAAAGTCAGCTTGAAGACAGCACGCGGGGTTGGCATCCAAGGAAGTCTTTCCTTAAAAGTCAGATGAGACTTTGGATGAGGACTCACTCACAAGACTACTGGCATAGTACACTTGGCATGTTACCTGTTCAGGAGAAGCTCTGCTGGATCCCTCTTGTTTGCTCTGTGACTGCTGATGCTTCTCCAAGTCCACAGCCTCATCAGATCTGTTATTAGGACATCTTTCAACTTCTAAATGACATGTTGTACCTTGCCCCTCCTCCTTCCTAGCAGATCCTGCACCACAGCTATCCAAGTGCAGTGGAATGGCAGAGTCTTCGCATTCCCTATTATCCTTGACCTGTGCAGGTGCTTCTTTGGAGGAATGCAGACTCACTtgcaaaggaggaagagaacatGTATTGGGGAAGACCTCACTGCACAGTGATGGTAAAACAGCTGGAGTTGCACCCAAGACAGGGAAAACAGATGAGGAAATCTGCGACTCATGCTGAGCAGGAGCACCAGTTAAGACGGTCCCCATGGGAGTAAACAGCAATTCATGTGTAGAAAGTTCCACCTTGGCTGCTGGGCTTTCCAAATGAGGTAACTCAGACAACCCATTTTTGACTGGTGAAAGCAGATTAGTTTtaagctctttttcttctgtatttatttctggagTTTGTGCATCCTCTGAAGCCACGCCATCTCCAAACACAGTAGGAACAAAAACCTCCAAGTCATTCCCAGGGGAAGATTCATATTTCCCAAGTTTTAGTAGTCCAAATTCCTCATCAGGTAGATGAAAGTCTTTGATATCCAGCTTGGGGGCCAGCCACTGGAAACTGcgaaaggaaaagagagaactgGACGTATTGGGGTCTTCAGCAGCAAGGCTGAGAGAAGCAGGACCCTCTGAATCCACTTGAAGGCCAGGTCCTCTTTTGTTCTCACCTAGAATTCAAGAAAGAATATCATATCATAAATTAACCAGCAATCAGAATCTCTTATCAAGAGTCTCATTCTAacccactgaaaaaaaataaatccatctgAACAGATGGAAGTGGAACTTTCCAGAAAGATGCTACACTCCACAATTGCTCTGCATCAACCCTTCATCTAAAATACTATTGCCAAAGGCAGCCAAAACTCATTGAGTGCCTGgccagtttgttttgtttttctctcaatgttttcattttcctacatATTTCTGGGCTTTCAGACAGCAATTCtcatctttctgtttcagttctttttcccccacacaCAAAAGTTATTAATATGCAGATTCAGTTGGAGAAACAGAGATTTATATCCATTTACTGGAAAATCAGGTAGTGTGCACAACATTGACCTGAGCAGACAAGGCAGGTGAAGAagttcccagccctgctcattGTCCATGCACAACTCATTCTATGTAATTCTATGTCATTCTATGTCACCGTAGGCAGAAACTTCTGGAATTGCACAAGGAATTTGGGCACCATCATGatctaaactaaaaaaaaacccaacaacttgtcaagaaaagaaaaccaaccctATTAGACTTTCCTGAATAAAAACACTACAGGGTTTGAACAGCAGTGAAtgaacacacacagctgtttCCTTGCCTTGGCCTTTGGCTTAAGCTTTAGGGAGTGCATGTGTTTGATGAAATACCTTTTGAGACGTGACTGTTTCTCTGTCTCACAGAACAACGAAGGGAGCGGCGCAGAGGGACTGTgaggagctgctcagccctgcaggctcTTTGCACTTGCTGATTCTTAACATGTTTCACTTGATGTTTATCAGATTGACACACACTTAAGTTGCATTCCAGATCAGTTGTTTGGCTGGTAAAAGTTTCCTTCCCTGGGTTCAGGGAGTCACTTTTCTGCTGTGGATTCTGGACAAGTTCTGAACGAGACTCGCAGCATTTGCCAAGTACTTGGCTTCCAGCAGGAGGATCAGCACTTGTTGGCTTTATCATACCTGTCAATTCGGACCCAAGagctgcagcaacagaaaactGTCTCCCATCCAAAGATGATTCTTCAAGATTAGCCTCACAGTTCTCCTTTTCACTCTGATACTCATTTGCTAGCAGACTACTGCTTTCCCTTGGCATTACGAGATCCAGACTGTCTATAACTTCCTGTGATGTTTCATTTGCAAGGCGTTTGCAGGcagactttctttttcccttttgtttcctctgtgatCTCTGATCTCGATTTGTGCTTCTGACGCTGTTTTGAGAACTCGATCCAGGTGAGGTGCTGCTATCACTGGGTGTGAGATGTTTCTGAGGACTAGAATTCACCGGATCACTTTCTGCACAAAGGAAAGGGAATGATGGCACAACTGCTGACTCCAAATgattttcagcagtttcttgGGAGGACTGACCTAAGCTTGTATCTTTCTGCTTGCATTTACTTCTCTGACCTTTCTTGCTCCTGCCCAGATGGCTGAGAATTACAGCATCAAGGTTCACTTTCCTCTGGCAATTAGACATGCGTCGAGTCGTCCTGACATAGTATTCAACTGGAAAGGGAAGTCCTTCAACCACTGTGCAAGAGTTCAGTGCACTTTCAGGAGTTGTAACCTCTTGATGAGAAAGTCTTGATTGAATTTCAAGCTGCTGATCCTCCACCGATTTTTCAGCATTATCCAGAGGAAGATCTGAAGGAAAGGCATTTAAACTACCAGcatcattttgatttcttgCATGGATTTCGGTCTCATTAATCATACTGTTACTTCTATCAGTGGgcaacacttcattttctgacaTTAAATCCAAAAGCCTACGTAATTCTCCCTGATCTTCACACATGCTCGCACTGTCCATTTCTTTTACTGTCCTAAAAGATTCCTTTTTACCACTGGCATCGAGTGAAACAGATTCACCACTCTCTGAACATGGCTGTGCAGCTTCCTGGTTATCAGATGTGACTGTGACACCTGGGGACTCGGGCTGACAGACATCATTGCTGTACCCCAGAGCACACGGGAACAGCTCAGACGCTCCCATAGGAATACTATTAGCTTCAGGCATGTCTGGTGAAACTCCAAACTCTGCACCTGGAGGAGTTAATCtgccttcctttttccccaTGAGCACTGATCTGGACTCCATTTGAGCACCATCCTCAGCGTTTGAGAAACTGCTTCTCCGGAAGACTGGTGAGCGAAGTTCCTCCATGCTGGCAGGTTGGATTTTCACCGTCACATCAGCATTGAAGAGATGGACATCATGCGCTGATTCCTTTCCCTCTGCCACCAGAATCTTTGTCCTCCTCCTCAGCttcttcatgcttctttttttctcctcgGTGGCAGGCACAGAAAGTCCACAGGCAGCACTCTCCTGGCTACCCCATGTTCTTTCTGCCTGTGAGCCGTCCTGCAAGCTAACTCCATTGCTGAAAAACTCAGAGCTATGTTTCAACACTACAGGTGTTTTCGCCCTTGTGTCAGGGCCTGAGCAGGTTTCACTCTGTAGGCGACACATTTTATGTCCGTCAGCACCAGGAGATACGTTATCACCACAGCCTGCGGGAAGAAATCTCGTGTGTTTAAAGCTGCATCCGAGAGAAAACATCACACAATGAAATCAGTCAGGTTTGGTAAGAGAGAAAGGCTGGGATCGTACAGTGAGAGTCAGAGCAGTAGATgagggaggagctgctgcaggctgcgATGTAATGCTGGGGGCTCCTACCTGAGGGGCTCCTCGGGGTCTCCCCCGTCCCAGGCCGCCGGGCTCCTTCTGTCGCCTTCCCGCCGTGGCTCTTTGCCCGCTCGGCTCTCTGCGCCCGCTGCGGACATAACACGGTGTAAGGGCTCGGATCGGCCCCGGACACCCCCGACTCCTCCTTCCCGGCCCAGCCCACTCATCACCTGCAGCCGGCTGACGGTCTCGCTGTACTCCCTCCTCAGCAATGCCAGCTTCTCCCGCAGCTGCAAAATACAACCAACAGAGCTGGGACTGCGACCTCAGCCTCAGATCCGGCCCATCAACCCCGACCCGACCCGGCCAGACCTTCTCCTTGTCGGCCCCGCTCAGCAccgcgccgcccgccgcctccGCCATGTTTGCCGCCTCCGCCATGTTTACCGCCTCCCGTGTCCACGGCAACAGCGCCGCCATTGGCCGAACGCACAGCGGAAGCTCCGGGTGGCGGCAGGAAGTGACGGACGGGAAGTGCAGAGCGGCTTTAAGGAAGCGCTGCGGCCATGGAGCTGAGCGAGATGTTGTACAATAAGTCCGAGTACATCGAGACGGTGCGGGGGGGAGCGGGGTCGGGGCGGGGGGCTGGGTTGGGCTCTGGgccctgggctgggctgggctgggctgggctgggctgggctcgGCTCTGGGCTCTGGGCTCTGGGCTGGTCTGGTCTGGTCTGGTCTGGTCTCTGGGCCGGGCTATGGGCCCTGGGCTGGGCCCTGGGTTGGGCTCTGGGCTCTGGGCTCTGGGCTGGGCTTTGGGCCGGGCCGGTCTCTGGGCCGTGCTCTGGGCTTGGCTCtgggctgggctctgtgctcagctcgGCTTGTTGACTGCCTCTTCCCCCCTCAGGCCTCTGGCAATAAGGTGAGCAGGCAGTCTGTTCTCTGCGGCAGCCA is part of the Coturnix japonica isolate 7356 chromosome 14, Coturnix japonica 2.1, whole genome shotgun sequence genome and encodes:
- the PALB2 gene encoding partner and localizer of BRCA2 — protein: MAALLPWTREAVNMAEAANMAEAAGGAVLSGADKEKLREKLALLRREYSETVSRLQRAQRAERAKSHGGKATEGARRPGTGETPRSPSGCGDNVSPGADGHKMCRLQSETCSGPDTRAKTPVVLKHSSEFFSNGVSLQDGSQAERTWGSQESAACGLSVPATEEKKRSMKKLRRRTKILVAEGKESAHDVHLFNADVTVKIQPASMEELRSPVFRRSSFSNAEDGAQMESRSVLMGKKEGRLTPPGAEFGVSPDMPEANSIPMGASELFPCALGYSNDVCQPESPGVTVTSDNQEAAQPCSESGESVSLDASGKKESFRTVKEMDSASMCEDQGELRRLLDLMSENEVLPTDRSNSMINETEIHARNQNDAGSLNAFPSDLPLDNAEKSVEDQQLEIQSRLSHQEVTTPESALNSCTVVEGLPFPVEYYVRTTRRMSNCQRKVNLDAVILSHLGRSKKGQRSKCKQKDTSLGQSSQETAENHLESAVVPSFPFLCAESDPVNSSPQKHLTPSDSSTSPGSSSQNSVRSTNRDQRSQRKQKGKRKSACKRLANETSQEVIDSLDLVMPRESSSLLANEYQSEKENCEANLEESSLDGRQFSVAAALGSELTGMIKPTSADPPAGSQVLGKCCESRSELVQNPQQKSDSLNPGKETFTSQTTDLECNLSVCQSDKHQVKHVKNQQVQRACRAEQLLTVPLRRSLRCSVRQRNSHVSKGENKRGPGLQVDSEGPASLSLAAEDPNTSSSLFSFRSFQWLAPKLDIKDFHLPDEEFGLLKLGKYESSPGNDLEVFVPTVFGDGVASEDAQTPEINTEEKELKTNLLSPVKNGLSELPHLESPAAKVELSTHELLFTPMGTVLTGAPAQHESQISSSVFPVLGATPAVLPSLCSEVFPNTCSLPPLQVSLHSSKEAPAQVKDNRECEDSAIPLHLDSCGAGSARKEEGQGTTCHLEVERCPNNRSDEAVDLEKHQQSQSKQEGSSRASPEQKQTEAEQVTPVLLDGLREENLQFISKLKDSSSSCAVDVSSVWWEAAGCRELCVVTACESSVSLWKPQALDCWEKVYTWQLGEIPVIQIIPLPDTCNLVCIALGNLEIEEIRLLLYSSENDSFKQSLVKSGNIKAVLGLKDGRLVSSSTTMQEQQVEIVSVSETGRCKDRQTLMPPEETVLAFAEVEGVSDALVGTTAVNSVAIWNLKTGQLLKKMHIGYSYPASICHRAYSDSGLLFVVLSHPHAKESESCGNPAFRVVAFNPKTARSTGVMFSSLPPGHTGRYLEGEVKAACAAAVLSSGCIAVWDLLLGCCTALLPPGSDSRWAVVRWSAAGSGLLAGQEDGSVCVYRYVQHGAV